The Papaver somniferum cultivar HN1 chromosome 6, ASM357369v1, whole genome shotgun sequence genome segment gcaatgggaaaataatgATGCAGTCATGTGTAAATATTTTGTTGCGAGCTTGGAGGGAGAATATCTGAAATGGTTTGAAGGGATACCAATAGAATCAATTGGGTCATTTCACCATTTACATAACGTCTTTTTAGGACAATACATCAAcaataatatgtcaagaccagTGATTGAGACAACATTCGGACTTCGCAGAAGAAAAAATGAGACTTTGCGTCATCTAACAACACGCTGGAGAACCATGTATAGCGAAATGGAAAGACGAGTAGATGAGCGACACCTTATTCTTGCATTTATCAATGCTCTCTTTGCTACAGATTTATTGTATACACAAATCTTTCGGATAAAGGATACAATAACAATGTCACAATTACACGAATTTCAAGAAGAGTACATAGCACTTGAAGAGAAGCAAAGAGATATGGAGTCGTACCCAGTTGCATACCAGATGCGAAGGGTGGAAATGCAAGTTTACTTCCAAGATTGAAAAATGTTATTGCGAGTGCATCGCAAGGGAATCAAGGAAGGAATGTTGCAGAAATGGAACAAAAACTGGTAGCCATGGGTTGTGCAGATCAAGCAGAGTTTGAAAAGCAACATCAAAATCACGGAGGTACTGATACGATTCAACCAAGAAGTTCTGGAGGTCCACAAACACATTATAATAAAAGAACTGGAAGAATAGTGTGGGAGCAGATAAGTTTTCCAAAGTTGAATACCACAGTGGATAAGATATGGGAAGATGCCATCCTAATAGAAGAtattccagaaccacataatgtaggagAAGAACCACCACCAGGGAGGAGGAGTAAATAATTTTGTGTATATCATAGATTTCACGGTCACACAACAAGTAAATGCAGAAATGTAAGGAAAATCATATTAAGGATGATTAAACAGGGAAATTTGAATCATTTCTTAGCACAACCAAAGAatttgccaccaccaccaccaaagggAAATGAGTATGGAGCGGGTAATGGAAAGAATGTACATATAATTGAAGTAGGTGCGAAAGCGAAGAACTTGTATTGTAATTCGATTATACATTCATTCAAGAATACATAAGatttccatgataatatcttaAGTCGGGTGTATGCGAGAGATGTTGAAGGCAGATAAATCCTAAAACTTATGAAAGTATCAGCATTAAAAGAGTGGCAAAAACAAGTTATCTCATTCAGTATGGAAGAAACACTATGGAGAGGAGAATCACATGAATGTCCATTGGTGGTAAGATTAGGAATTAATCCAAAGTCGAAAGTAGAGGATGAAGCAAACTTGGGCGATAAATAGAATACTTATAGACCCTGGAAGCTCTGTTGACATCCTCTTTCATTCTACATACAAAgttatgggtggaagagatgatgaattAATTCCTTCAACATATAAAATTTATGGGTTTATTGGAACTGCGAATAAGCCAAAAGGAGAAGTTACAATGAGAATTCTTCTTCATAACTTGCAAACGGAGATTGTATTCTGTGTTGTGGATGTCGAATCACCATATAATGCTCTGATTGGAAGGCCATGGTTGCACAGTATCTTGGGGGTGGCTTCGATATTTCATCAGTGTATAAAATTTCCTTTACCTAAAGGTGTTGGTATAATAAGAGGGGATACAATTGAAAGCGGAAACTATCAAGAAATTGACATTGATAAGTGcgaagaaagagaaagtaaacGAAGGAATTGGAAACAGCGTATCGCAGAGAGTCAAAGAGCTGAGAAGTTAATGGTAGATGCAGTATATGAAACTGCAAAAACAAATATGCAGAATACTGAAGTAGAATCTTCTGCGAATAACAGTGCCAAGCGAATCAGAAATATTGCTTCTACAGAAGAAGGAAGCATGCAGGGGCAGAAGTTCTATTTTTAAGACAAAAACAAAGGATACTAAGAATATCGCATAGATGAGAATGAAATATTATGCGAACTAATATTCTGCAAAACATTTGCAAGCTTAAGGAGATTCAGCAGTTCAAGAGAAAAAATGAGTAGTATGAGGAATGCACATGCTTTTCTTTATGcgaaacaaaaacaataaaaaatcttTGCACTAGAGTTGTGAAAACTCAAATATTGGAAATAGAAtgaaaaattcaaatttcataaaGTGATATTACATCAACAAAATAAGACCTTAAAATAAGGGAAcataaatgatatttattatcagatagactaggaatccgaatatggcgtgcaacctagttcgcatacatgcaagaggcagAAAAGTAATACCTATCGCATGTCATAGTCGGAGAAACCTAGAAAGCATGACTTAAGGGAAAGCAacaccgaccctggaacttgagttatggagatttggggtgagaataaacgaaaatgcccatccgggagaggtaccttaaattttcagtctaaggtaataatcttagattgagagactaAGGTGAGAAAGTATCTccaaaggagtgcagaaactcgatccgggcatcgaggtacacggttgagtcaagagtgcccggggcatctggagcgtaccttgccactcttgacaaatcctgactatgatgcactcggtccgaagatactcCACTTAGAGTGCAGTCTTGTAACTTAATAGTTacaagactgcgaaatcaactggttgttgaattaccggatgggaagagccataaccttaacccggtataggtaagcttccttgaaggggaaaccagggggaagataagtaCGACACCCTccgttagggagctgaattgtgtcaaaacacgtaaatgtcatgagactttttactcATGCGAGTaataagacttgtcatatttatgcgataaaacctgaagaggaaataatacaagaaaaagataagacaagATTAATGGGTCGATACACTATGGTGTAAAGATAGCCTACAATCTCGTCACTCAGAAataaggcaacataagacctttacataggaaagCAAAATAAGACCTAAGAAGAAAGATTACATATACTAATGATTATTTTAaatgagaaaaagagaaaaaatcattGAAGCTAATGCGATAATGTTCGCAcaagaagaagtttatgataaATGATATAAATCATACTTGACCTATCAAGATGCTTCAattaacaagaggcaagaatgggaatgcaaaggaaaTGTTAATTGCCCCATTTAATAGTCTTATATACACGCGAGAAATAATATTTTCAGTATGAAcacgaagaaaagaagatttgCATTAAAAGGATGAAAGTTAATATCTTCAagatatacaaaaagaaagaataattTACAACAAAGGAATTTGTAACAAGGAAAAAATGAAGGACTaatcttcatttccttcatcttCCCGCTCAGCTTCAAAATCActaatttcttcttcagaatcttcgtCTTCTCCATCACTGATTATAATATCAGGAATAGGTACATTTTCAAGAATCTCTGGAAACTTATACTTTGAGACAGGGATATTATTCTCTAGACAGACTCGCTTAACAACAGCTATACGAGCGCGATTAGCATCATTGCTGTTGTTCGAAACCATACGGGTCCATTTTtccttcaattgttggtatctgaAGTTGCCAGTTAAGCGAGTTTTTAAATCTCTAATTTTCTCAAGATAATCCTTCTCCTCCACTACGAAATATGAGCAAGCAAGTTAAAACGACGTAAGATGTTATTCTTTAAGTATGAACAAGCgttaaagaacaacaaatgaccttcataattggaaacaaTGTCTGCGACCAATGCGGAATGCTCAGTCTGAAGGctcacatttacacctaaattattcctagcatcattcagaactctagcaacccaactaaattcagcttcACTCTCTATAAGTAGTTTAGATCGAATTGAATTTCTTTCTTCAATGAGTGTGTTCCTTTCGCTCAAAGCTGAATCATGTTCTTTCTTAACTTCAATAAGGGATTCTTGGAACTTTTCTAGTACTTCGCACCATTAAGAGTGATCTCATCTTTTTCAGTAATAAGTTTATTCCTCTTCGCTTCCAATACTCGAACTGTTTCTCTACTTTCATAAAGACGATGTTTAAAGCTATTGAATGAGGTTAATGCATTTCTATGGCTTCGCCTAAGGGTAGCGTATTTCAACCTTAATTCTTCCAAGCTAAGGTTCTCAAATCCTTGAGTGGGATAATTATTTAGGGAAGAATTGAGATGCTCTAAGAGAATTTCAGCATTAGGGAGATTAGCTGCTTCATCTAAAAACGGTACACACTTTCCCTATATATCttcctttatcttcttcttcattttttttatttcttttactcttcttcgtcttctctGCTACTGTTCTTCATCGTCTCTTTTATTGATCTTTATAAAATAACCTTCATTCTCATTCTTtaatggctcctgctggtaaaaagatggagacATAATTTACCAAATTGAAGGACGAACTTCATCTGAAAGGTTATACAAATCTGTGAATATAATAAATTAAGAAGTGCGAATTATCgcataaaagaagaagaataaagaaaatgATAATTACATACCAATAAGTTCATTATTTCTTTTTCGAGCCTGGCGAATCAGTTCAGAATTAGTTGAGTTCTCATCTTTAAGTTTGGCATCCTCATTTTTCAGCTTGAGAAACTTCCTTTCATAATCCACGGAAATTGCATAATACAAACGAGCTCCATGCGAGAGTGTAAAAGAAGCATTATGAGCTAAGGGAAGTGATACTAAAGAAAAGTTAAAAATAAAGTTGCGAATATTACCAAAGCGTTAAGTATAAATTGGATATCTAGGTTTATCGCAGAGACAATTCCATGAAGAGATGGATCCTCCAAGTTAGGAGCGGTACATACATTTGAGACCATTTTAAAGGCACGATCCATCCCTTCATGATCAACAGTAGTCAGTATATCCCTAGAAAAAAAGGTTTGATAATTCTTTCACATAAAgaatcaattgatgaatcttctTCAGGAGCGAGAATGTCATCATTAGTAGATTCCGAACTTGAGGAAGAATCATATCTTTTGCGCTTCCTAGAGAGATCATCCATGGCCGAAGTCGTTTTGGATAAAGACTTAGACACGGTTTTCTTCAGAATATTCTTACCCTTGCCCGAAGTCTTATCACCCAAAGATTTCACCTACGCGAATAaccaagataagaaacagaggcaacaatattgttaaaattaaaaagGATGTTTCTTACTTTCTTATTCTGCGAAGGTGATGCATTATGTGAAATTTTGGCCTTCTTAGTAGCCTGCAAAGAAAAATACaggaaaataagaaattagaagAAAGATTATGCGAGATTGAGAATACTTATGCGAAAATTACATACCACTTTCTTTGTCTCACTCTCGGACAATGCGAACTTCCAAGGTTGATAAGAAGAAAAATTATCGGGAAGCGGAAGATCAGAACCATCCACAGCTTTACCATAAATGTAGGGACCTTCTAAAATAATAGGACAATTAATCCAACTTGAATCGTTAGATCTGCGAGCACTGTTATTGGATTTGTCATTCCAATCAACGTCTCGCATAATTCTGTTATCTTCAGCAATGTCGTCTTTTCTTCTTAAGCGAACGTCCCATTTGGTTGAATTACTTTTTATAAGCCCAACATAATAATGATTGAAGACATTATCAAGAGTATATTCAGTGGGATCAATAAACTTATCGCGATACAATTTGTTTTGGACCTCATAAGGGTAAGAGGACTCTAATCCAGCTGCGCGACGAGAATATTCTAATGCTATTCTAATCGCATCACCACTCAGTTGAAATATTCCCCGTGCGAATCTCTCATCAGCAAGAATTTTATAAAAAAGAGGAATTTTTGGGTTATAAAGGGGAATTGGAAGAATCTGAAGTTGCCTTAATGAAACAATGACTCTTTGATTACTCCACTGTTCAGAGTTGATCAAATCATGATTAATTTTAGAGGAATAATCAGTTGATGGAGGAAGAGAAAGTGGATAGCCTTTCGAATGAAGTTCGTCCTTCAATTTGGTAAATTTTGTCTCCATCTTTTCACCAGCAGGAGCCATTAAAGAATGAGAATGAAGGTTATTTGACAAAGATCAATAAAAGAGACGATAAAGAACAGTAGCagagaagacgaagaagagtaaaagaaataaaaataatgaagaagaagataaaggaaGATATATAGGGAAAGTGTGTCCCGCTTTTCAAAATTCCTTCTCATTAATGCGAGAAAATGAATGGATAGAAACAAGCAGTTAAAAAGGCGTGTCAAAAAATGAATGGTTAAAAAGATACGCGTAAACAAGGGAAGACGGAATTCCGGAAAATTGTCGGCAAAGCAAAATGTGAAAAGACAAGCATATGCGATAATATAAGGTGggagtttctcatatcgctcaccctGTAGAATAAGCGgaatgagaagaggaaaaatgtaggagtgaaatatcgcacatgttAGTAAGCATGCAAAGTGAAGACTATATAACTTAAACGAGGGAGATCGCACACAGCAAGGTTGAGATGACGCAgctgatgatgtcagcaaagtcacgagtaaagtgtgaagatctatgcGAAGTATAGTCCGTGCGAGAACGAGTGAATGTACATGAGCGAGTGTATCACATAGAGATTCCGAAATTAAAGGATCTCTTAGTTGTCATCGactatgtaagatcttatataCAGAGGAGAGGTTATTACTTGTAGGGAGGATTCTTTTAgtgagtgttagacaagaaatcagggaagagaaaataaatctgggagcaagtaagattgttgtaatacttgtatccatCTTGTAAACCGATTTAAGACTTGATAATCAATAAAGAGTTTAATGATGATTACCTAATATTGATTATAGTTATAGGGAATGTGGTTGTGAGGAAACTTgcaactacaacatgttcacttaaAACTTTTCCTAATGGAAATAGAACATCTTCGTTACATACGCTTAGATGATTTACCAAAGGAAACATGCACATTACACACTTAGGGAAGAAGAGACAGACTTGTAAATTTTTTACTCTTAACATTTCCGGTCGATATCTCATTTTCAATAAAGAAAAAAAGTCATCACCGAACTGCGCCCATTATATGCTAATCAAGTCTTCTCTCCTATTATTGACTCTAACTAACAGAAGCCTTAGCTTATTAGTAATGTGGAGGAGGAGGTGAAGCATACAGgtaatgttggaatattttcaacgccgctaaccaaaggggggtcctggggggcatcgccccccaggctgtggtcgaattagtacatagtgatgtgggtgatttgcatggttctgccactcgtggtggaaataagtattatgtcacttttatagaagatagtactagatatgcttatacatatttaatgaaatctaaggatgaagtctttgataaatttaggatttataaagcagaagtagagacacaattagagcacaaaattaagattttacattctgatcgtggtggtgaatactttcctactgaatttaattccttttgtcaagagcatggtttagttcatcaacgcactgcaccttacacacctcaacaaaatggtatggctgaaaggaaaaatagaactttgattgatatggttaattgcatgcttataagttctggtttgcctaattctttgtggggtgaagctatgttgtctgcatgttatattttgaatagaattcctttgaaaaagaagagtgtttctccttatgagttgtggtttaagaggaaaccaaacttgagaagacttaaagtctggggttgtttagcatatgttcgaaagcctgatcccaaaagaccaaagttgggaaacagggcttataaatgtgcttttgtgggatactctcttaatagtatcacctacagatttataaaccttgacacttttgagattatagaatctgtagatgtggaattctttgagaacttaaataggaacagttctcaaatgcaacccatggagaatccattgttacctgatctagaacctatggagattgataacaatgatgaaaatccctctcctacttatgacaatgatatttcagtgcctactgaagatatcgaacctagaaggagtaagagaggaaggattgagaaaaagcctgatccaaactttatttattaccttgtagaggcaaataagaatagaattcttagtgttaaccagtaagttatgcatactgatgatgaccctaaaacttatgctgaagccatgagttctagagatgcaaatttctggaaagaatccatcaatgatgaaaagcattcgcttttgactaacgggacttgggtattagtaaatttacctcctggtgctaaagcaataggaagtaaatggatattcaagagaaagttgagagctgatggtgaagttgataagtttaaggcaaggctagttgccaagggttataaacaaagacatggtattgattactttgatacatatgctcctgttgcccgcatctcatccattcgttgcttgattgcacttgcttctattcataagttggttgtgcatcaaatggatgtcaaaactgcttttctaaatggggatttagaagaagagatatatatggaacaacctgaaggtttcatattaccaggccaagagaagaaagtttgcaagttagtgaaatctctctatggtttgaagcaagcccctatgcaatggcatgagaagtttgataaagtagttttgtcatatggtttgtggtgaatgatgcggacaaatgtatctatagtaagcatgatagttctggttgtgtgattctctgtttgtatgttgatgatatgttaatctttgggtctgacatatctgttgtggaagaaacaaagaagtttcttagttctaactttgatatgaaggatttaggagaggctgatgtaatcttgggaattaagatcctaagaaagggagatgagttggttttaactcaatctcattatattgagaaatttctcaagaaatatggtcactttgatgacaatccagcacctactcctttagaccatactatcaagttaatgaagaacaccggccgtactcatgctcaacttgagtattctagtgttattgggagtcttatgtacgctatgcattgcacaagaccggacatagcccaagccgtgggaatattatgtcgtttctcaagtaatccaggatatgaacactggaaagcagtttcaagagttatggcttacttgaaaggaacaataaattttggtttgcattaccaaggctatcccgctgcactagaggggtacagcgatgctaactggaacaatgtagaatcaaattccaagtcaacttctggatggatttttacattagggggtgctgctgtgtcttggagttccaagaagcagacttgtatttctgattcaacaatgttgtcagaattgatagctttaactgatgcatgtaaggaggcagattggcttagaaacctacttatggaaattcctttttggaagaagccaactccggcggtcttgattaattgtgataatcaagctacaatctataatgtctctaataagacttataatggaaagtctagacatgcaagtcttagacactacatggttaggcaactactcaagaggggagtagttacggttaactttattgaatcaaagaggaatttggcagacccatttacgaaaagtctaccaagttcagtggtttcaataaaaaggaaagaaatgggactaaggtctgtgaaggaagtttgatctcccatagcagaaacccaacctatgttttgaaaaggataaacaaggttcaatgtggtaccaacaagttatggatgtggattatggagcactaatataaaaacttcccatttcttattagtgctggtttctgcaagaaaataggatggatgtaaatccttaatgagtctatgattagtaaaaggtgtatcgcagaaacaccttcgagacttacctatatgagtatggaaataaggccgtttcctaagagaagaagaccgttctctaaagaagactcatgaacaaggatataagcacatggccattaacgtgcttggctacagaacacatgattttatgaaatcaatatgtgtggagactccggttttatcataaggggtacttggttcaagactggtttcaccatagaacctcgataaggctttgagtttcttacactaagtgaaggttcaaatccaaaaatacctatcatttatgtgttgatttcaacgatgatgcttagtctcaattgtgcttgaactacgttggcttgatcccactcgggtacgtaggcagtcacttcggtgatgcagtcactctgatttaaaagttttaactttgttttatggttttgaaaatagggggagaatgtaggaatattttcaacgccgctaaccaaaggggggtcctggggggcatcgccccccaggctgtggtcgacctgacaggtcaggtcgtgggggtccaggggagaccgcccctggtgggggtttcaagggggcaacgcccccggaagaatttttttgaactgaaggttttatttggccgataaaagcctgttcgaaaatttcgaatccaaaagacaccattgatgtctgttgatgaaggaacctgacgtttcgtgaatagaaacctgttggcgaataaaaacctattcccaacaggtgcaaaaccctttataaatagcttctcccagtttcgtttaacatataagaaaaatcaatttgttttctctttttcaaaaagcatcatcagaaatcagaaatctctttgtgtgttcttgattgaatcaaggggtacaaaccttgaattcagttttcgttgcagggctttcattgtatcctgaaggcaatatttcgcatacctgttgtaatcgccaattgttattgggagggtagaaatatttgtctaaaagaaatttatacaagccttgaaagttttggagtgcaacactttcttctctgtgtcattcatcctttgtgaaacccatttttttccaacAGGTAAGGTTTgtgtggtgttggtggtggagaaTGCTTATACGGCTTCCCTTGAGTAGGTGGGGTGGGTGGGACATAGTATGGCTTCTTTGGTGGCGGTGGAGATTGCTTATATGGCTTCCCAAGGGTAGGTGTTGGTGGCACATAGGATGGCTTCTTTGGTGATGGTGGAGAATGCTTATGGGGCTTCCCTGGAGTATGTGGTGTTGGTGGCACATTATATGACTTTTTTGGTGATGGGGGAGAATGCTTATACGGCTTCACAGGAGTGGGTGGTGTTGGTGGCACATAGTATGGCTTCTTTGGTGACGGTGGAGATTTCTTATACGGCTTGCCAGGGGTTGGCGGTGTTGGTGGTACGTAGGATGGCTTGTGTGGTGGAGGTGGAGACTGCTTATATGGCTTCCCAGGTGTAGGTGGTGTTGGTGGCACATAGGATGGCTTcattggtggtggtggaaatTGCTTATATGGCTTCCTAGGTGTAGGTGGTGTTGGTGGCACATATGATGGCTTcattggtggtggtggagattgcTTATATGGCTTCCCAGGTGTAGGTGGTGTTGGTGGCACATAAGATGGCTTctttggtggtggtggagattgcTTATATGGCTGCCCAGGTGTAGGTGGTGTTGGTGGCACATAGGATGGCTTCTTTGGTGGTGGTGGAGTTTGCTTATATGGCTTCCCAGATGTAGGTGGTGTTGGTGGCACATAATATGGCTTctttggtggtggtggagattgcTTGTACGGCTTCCCTGGTGTAGGTGGCACATAATATGACTTctttggtggtggtggagattgcTTGTACGGCTTCCCAGGGATAGGTGTTGGAGGCACATAATATGGCTTCTTTGGTGTTGGCGGTGGAGAATGTTTGTACGGCTTTCCAGGGGTTGGTGGTACATAGTATGGCttgtgtggtggtggtggagacctTGGTTTCAATGACTTCCCTGGCGTAGGTGGTGTATGAGGCACATAATGTGGCTtctttggtggtggtggcggagatTTAGGTTTATATACTCCAGGGGTTGGTGATGCGGGAGGGTTATATGGTTACTGAGGTGGTGGGGACTTGTAGTGCGGTGGTGATGGAGGTGGGTGCACAAGTAGTGGTGGTGGAGATTTATACTTGTAGTAAACAGGAGTTGGGggaggagaagatggtggtggtggagaaaatTCATAAAAATGATTTGCATTAGCAAGAAGAGGAAAACTCAAAGAAACCATTACTACTAGAAGAGCACTAGCAGAAATAAGGAAAGCCATTGAGGCTTTCTTCCCTCCTCTGTTTCCCATACTCATTCGTAATTAAAACTGGTTGTGCTCTCAAACATACCTCACTACTCCTCTATATATATACTAGAAATTTACCCTCACATCAAGTCCAcaaagagattaaaaaaaaaaaacagtgaatTCCAAACTCACGTTCCAGTTTAAATTAAAAAAGACAaattgcagaatttgacatggatgacagagttagcttgcccccttgtGACATAATCGGCCCCCTattcgcttcggctcccttggctggttcctcataaggctcgctggtaggctagcacggcaaCCTGTTAAAGTAATGTGGTagtgcgttgttggagcttagcttgttaggattccaactagtttcatgtaataatcgttatccaataatttcgttaaaataatattttatcaaTCCTGACTTAAGTCAGACGGTCAGTGTGCTAAATTTATAACAGCTAAATTCATAAGATAATAAAAAGATTAAGTTTGCTATAAGGCCCGACTAACATGTAAATTGAGAATAATCAGTTGAATAACACTTCAATTATGGTATCTTATTAAAACTGGCCAGATCGGGGTATATCCAAATTAATTAGGGTATCCAAATTTTGTTCTCAATCATAATAGTGGACTAAGATATGTCTAACATGTATAAAGTTACCTAATTACCATTCCCTTAATAATAACTAAAACTATTCCCTTTTTAGTTTTTGATCCAAACAACAAAtcttatttttttccttcttcttcttcatcatcctaaCGATCAATTCGTTTTTCCTTCTCAATATATCACCGTTttcaaatgataaaaaaaatcgccaattagattttttttatagtCGACTAATTCTTTTTAAACTCTATCAAGTATTTCGGTTTGTTGCTTGAATGTCATATTAGATCGGAAAAATCGAAACTGTTGAACTAAAGCTGTGTGACGACTAGTATTAGTCGTTATCTTCATAGTTGAGTATCGTGACAACTTTTACAGGGTCGTCATGATATTCATCCTTGTACTTTACCGACTAGTGTTGCAATAATTAAGGTCATGATCATCTTTTGGAAACTTGAACTTCGCCGACCAATAACTGTCATACAACAATTTCTCTGTGTATATTTTTGCTATTAGTCGTCATGGTTGGGGAAACTACCTTGACGACTTACTGTTGGTCGTCACTTTGTGCAATTTCGACCACGACGACCAATAACAActaaaatcaacttttatccatGTCCCATTTTTCATTTAATCGTCAATGTTTAGAATTGTCGAC includes the following:
- the LOC113291658 gene encoding extensin-3-like; this encodes MSMGNRGGKKASMAFLISASALLVVMVSLSFPLLANANHFYEFSPPPPSSPPPTPVYYKYKSPPPLLVHPPPSPPHYKSPPPQSPPPPHKPYYVPPTPGKPYKHSPPPTPKKPYYVPPTPIPGKPYKQSPPPPKKSYYVPPTPGKPYKQSPPPPKKPYYVPPTPPTSGKPYKQTPPPPKKPSYVPPTPPTPGQPYKQSPPPPKKPSYVPPTPPTPGKPYKQSPPPPMKPSYVPPTPPTPRKPYKQFPPPPMKPSYVPPTPPTPGKPYKQSPPPPHKPSYVPPTPPTPGKPYKKSPPSPKKPYYVPPTPPTPVKPYKHSPPSPKKSYNVPPTPHTPGKPHKHSPPSPKKPSYVPPTPTLGKPYKQSPPPPKKPYYVPPTPPTQGKPVSDMRNSHLILSHMLVFSHFALPTIFRNSVFPCLRVSF